In a genomic window of Streptomyces koelreuteriae:
- a CDS encoding winged helix-turn-helix domain-containing protein: MTTPRPTAELSADEARRLALRAQGFLGAPDRRSGVRGILRHLGAIQLDTISVLARSHELVPYARLGAVGRKTVENAYWKDTHAFEYWSHAACILPIEEWPHFAFRRRAYRNRPHWNHDLPDGVYDQVIKQLRSEGPLTATELGGAKKTNDWWDWSGTKVAVERALMYGEVVCVERRGWKRLYDLAERAVPQPLLHDELDDTECVRRLVGLAGRSLGVGTRADIADYHRLKGEQVDAVIADSGLVPVTVEGWGKPAWADPAALETPPRGRHRTTLLSPFDSLIWERARTERIFGFTHRLEAYVPKPKRVYGYFAMPVLAGGRLVGRVDPAREGSTLVAKQVTLDGPKAVPAVAQALAEAATWVDCTDVRVERVDSPDLREPLVRELARTIA; encoded by the coding sequence ATGACCACCCCGCGCCCCACCGCAGAACTCTCCGCAGACGAAGCCCGGAGACTGGCGCTCCGCGCCCAGGGCTTCCTCGGCGCCCCGGACCGCCGCTCCGGCGTCCGCGGCATCCTCCGCCACCTGGGCGCGATACAGCTCGACACGATCTCGGTCCTGGCCCGCTCCCACGAGCTCGTCCCGTACGCCCGCCTGGGCGCGGTAGGCAGAAAGACCGTCGAGAACGCCTACTGGAAGGACACGCACGCCTTCGAGTACTGGTCCCACGCGGCCTGCATCCTGCCCATCGAGGAGTGGCCGCACTTCGCCTTCCGCCGCCGCGCCTACCGCAACCGCCCGCACTGGAATCACGACCTCCCGGACGGCGTCTACGACCAGGTCATCAAGCAGCTCCGCTCCGAAGGCCCCCTCACCGCGACGGAGTTGGGCGGCGCGAAGAAGACGAACGACTGGTGGGACTGGTCCGGCACGAAGGTCGCCGTCGAACGCGCCCTGATGTACGGCGAGGTGGTCTGCGTCGAGCGCCGCGGCTGGAAGCGCCTCTACGACCTCGCCGAGCGCGCCGTCCCCCAGCCCCTGCTGCACGACGAACTCGACGACACCGAGTGCGTACGCCGCCTGGTCGGCCTGGCGGGCCGGTCCCTCGGTGTCGGCACCCGCGCGGACATCGCCGACTACCACCGGCTCAAGGGCGAACAGGTCGACGCGGTGATCGCCGACTCGGGTCTGGTCCCGGTCACGGTCGAGGGCTGGGGAAAGCCGGCCTGGGCCGACCCCGCGGCCCTGGAGACACCTCCGCGCGGCCGCCACCGCACCACCCTCCTGTCGCCCTTCGACTCCCTGATCTGGGAGCGGGCGCGCACGGAGCGGATCTTCGGCTTCACCCACCGCCTGGAGGCCTACGTCCCCAAGCCGAAGCGGGTGTACGGCTACTTCGCGATGCCGGTCCTGGCCGGCGGCCGGCTCGTCGGCCGCGTGGACCCGGCCCGCGAGGGCAGCACACTGGTGGCCAAGCAGGTCACGCTCGACGGCCCCAAGGCGGTCCCGGCCGTCGCCCAGGCCCTGGCCGAGGCGGCGACCTGGGTGGACTGCACGGACGTGCGCGTGGAGCGGGTCGACTCACCGGACCTGCGCGAGCCTCTCGTGCGGGAGCTCGCCCGGACGATCGCCTGA